A single genomic interval of Arachis duranensis cultivar V14167 chromosome 7, aradu.V14167.gnm2.J7QH, whole genome shotgun sequence harbors:
- the LOC107496287 gene encoding putative DUF21 domain-containing protein At3g13070, chloroplastic codes for MAHKPAYFVPDSMSVWNLLREFRIRKVHMAVVLNEYGGTVGIVTLEDVVEEIVGEIFDENDSKEEIQKKTGYIVMRAEGVFDVDANTSIDQLSEDLNIKMPEVLYF; via the exons ATGGCTCACAAGCCTGCATATTTCGTACCCG ATTCAATGTCCGTTTGGAATCTTCTTAGAGAGTTTCGAATCAGGAAGGTTCACATGGCTGTTGTACTTAATGAGTATGGCGGAACTGTGGGG ATTGTAACTCTTGAAGATGTTGTTGAGGAAATTGTTGGTGAAATCTTTGATGAAAATGACTCAAAG GAGGAGATTCAGAAAAAAACTGGTTACATAGTAATGCGAGCTGAGGGTGTATTTGACGTTGATGCGAACACATCTATTGATCAGCTCTCTGAAGATTTGAACATCAAGATGCCAGAGGTTCTTTACTTTTGA